Genomic DNA from Cupriavidus pauculus:
CGAGCTCGTCAGCTGGATGAAGGCGAATCCGGCCGAGGCCAAGGTCGCGACGTCGGGCCGTGGCAGCGCGCAGGAAATGGCGGCCGAGATGTTCCGCATGAGCAGCGGCGCGCCCGTGCTGCTGGTGCCGTACAAGGGCTCGTCGGCCGCGCATCCGGACCTGATCGCGGGCCGTACCGTGCTCTATATCGACACGATCAGCGCGATCGCGGAGCAGGTGAAATCGGGCAACGTGCGCGCGGTGGCGGTCTCGACGAAGACACGCGCGAAGGTATTGCCCAATGTGCCGACGGCCGAGGAGCAGGGGCTGAAGGGGTATGACGCCAATACCAACGGCGGCTTCCTGGCGCCGGCCGGCACGCCGAAGGACATCGTCAACAAGCTCAATGCCGAGATCAATGCCGCGCTGAAGCTGCCGGAAGTCCGCGCGAAGCTGGAGGCGGCGGGCATCGAGGTACAGGGTGGCACGCCGCAGCAGTACGCGGCCGTCATCAAATCCGATCTCGCGAAGTGGGGCAAGGTGGTGCGGGAGGCCAATATCCAGCCCGAATAATGGCGACTCAGGGGGCGACTCAGGGGGCGACTCAGGGGGCGGTCTTCAGCAATGGATAGGGGTTGATCGCGCCCCCGGCGGCATAGATGCCGTAGTGCAGATGCGTGGGCGTGCCCCGCGCGTTGCCGGTGTCCCCGACATAGCCCAGCGTGGTCCCCGCCTGCACACGATCGCCGGGACCGACATCCGCGTGCCGTTCGAGGTGCGCGTAGTAGTGCATCTGGCGTCCGGGGCCCATGACCCAGACAACGTTGCCGCCGAGCGTGTTGGTCCCGGTGCGCGTGACGATGCCCTCCGTCGCCGACAGCACCGGCCGCCCGCGCGTGGCGAAGATATCGATCCCTTCGTGCCGCCGGCCGCCCGATCTCGCCCCACCCCAGGTGTCGCGCAACGCCTGTCGCGTGACGCCTTGCACCGGCACGGGCAGCGCCGTCGGCGCGGGCAGGCTGGCGAGCCGCGCCGCGTAGATGGCACGGTCGATTGCCGGCCCGACCCATGGCCATGCGGCCCATGCGATGGCGACGATCGTCGCGGGCACCACCCAGCGCGCGACGCCGCGCGATGGCGATGGTGGCGGCGCGGGCGAGGGGCGCCTGTCGTTCCGGGGCGATGGCAACTCGGTCATGCAGGGTCTGAGTCCCGCCCGGGCCGGAAATTCCCCCGACGCCCGCCAACGCGGCAGCGTCCTACAC
This window encodes:
- a CDS encoding M23 family metallopeptidase — encoded protein: MTELPSPRNDRRPSPAPPPSPSRGVARWVVPATIVAIAWAAWPWVGPAIDRAIYAARLASLPAPTALPVPVQGVTRQALRDTWGGARSGGRRHEGIDIFATRGRPVLSATEGIVTRTGTNTLGGNVVWVMGPGRQMHYYAHLERHADVGPGDRVQAGTTLGYVGDTGNARGTPTHLHYGIYAAGGAINPYPLLKTAP
- a CDS encoding Bug family tripartite tricarboxylate transporter substrate binding protein yields the protein MQFHKLLKTLAAGAALAVASGVAMAQNYPTRPVTIIVPAPAGGGIDLIARVVGEKLSVKLGQPFIVENRPGASNNLGTAVLANARPDGYTIGIVAGSHNINKFLFRNLGWDPEKSFEPIVYTHEIPLVFAVYPKLPVKTLPELVSWMKANPAEAKVATSGRGSAQEMAAEMFRMSSGAPVLLVPYKGSSAAHPDLIAGRTVLYIDTISAIAEQVKSGNVRAVAVSTKTRAKVLPNVPTAEEQGLKGYDANTNGGFLAPAGTPKDIVNKLNAEINAALKLPEVRAKLEAAGIEVQGGTPQQYAAVIKSDLAKWGKVVREANIQPE